The window AACAGCCTCGTTTAATTCTTGCTGTATCTTCTGTTTGCTCGGTACTTTATAGCCTTGTACACTATCTAACAGCATTACCGAAGCTATTTTGGTTTTACTTTGGCTCAGGTTTATTGTCAGTACCACATCGCCGGTGCCATCGTTTTTCATCGAAATTTCTTCAATTACTTCAAAACAAGAACTTAAAAAAGGTAAAAGCGCAATAAAAAATATAAGCTTATAGCATTGGTTGAGACGCATATCAATCGCAGGTTAGGGGTTCGTTAATCAGTATTAGTTATCCGATGTCAAAATTAACAATTTAGGTGATGAAATTTTATCTCCTGAGGCAGATAAAGCAGAATTACTTAAGAACCGATATAAATAGTACAGGCTTCTGAAAGATTTTCTTTCAAAAAATCAGTTAATTGTCAATATAAAGACAAGAAAACTGTAAAAGAATGCTGGCTATGCCTATTTTTTTATCTTTGTTGCCAGCTTTTACAATACAGATAACCATGAAGAAAAGTGCCATTATTGGATTGATTACCATCGCCATTTCGGTAGGGATTTTATTTAGCTTAAATGCCAATACCGATACCTACTCTAATTTTAAAGAAGCAACTTCTTCAAACAAGGAAGAACATGTGATGGGCTACTGGGAAAAATCAAAAGGTACCTACTACGATGCGGTTAAAGACGCCAACCATTTTTCTTTTTACATGAAAGATGAAAAGGGTGAAATCCGTCAAGTAATTTATAACGGAACCAAACCACAGGATTTTGAGAAATCAGAAAAACTCGTACTTATCGGTAAAATGGATAAGGACAAATTCTACGCATCGAAAATTTTAATGAAATGCCCATCTAAATATAATGATAACCTGGTAGAGGTAAATAAGGATGGTAAGGTAGACACCGTAGGGAAATACGGCGAAAAAAAATATAACTAATTTTAATGGATATTCAATTTGTAGGCGAAAACCTGCTGCCGGGTAAAATCGGACAGTTTTTTATTGTACTGGCGTTTAGTGCATCGTTATTATCAACAATCTCTTATTTTTATGCCAGTCGAGAGAAAAATTTAGAAGACAAATCATGGCGCAATCTCGGAAGAATTGGATTCCTGGTTAACTGGGCTAGTATTATTGGTGTTGGAGCAGTATTGTTCTACCTAATTTTTGGCCATTATTTTGAATATTATTACGTTCAATCGCACTCTTCAAAACAACTTCCTGTTTATTACATCATCTCTGCTTTTTGGGAAGGGCAGGAAGGTAGTTTTTGGCTTTGGGCATTCTGGCAGTCGTTTTTAGGCGGATTGTTAATCTGGAAAGCCAAAACCTGGGAACGTCCGGTAATGACTACCGTTGCATTTTCGCAAGTGTTTTTAACCTCGATGATGTTGGGGGTAGAAATTTTTGGCGAACGTATTGGTAGCTCTCCATTTATCCTGCTAAGAGATGCGATGGATTTAAAAGCGCAGGCTCCTGTGGTTTTTGCCAATCCGGAAAATTATAAAAACTACCTGAAATTTATTACTGATGGTAAAGGCTTAAATCCATTGTTGCAAAACTACTGGATGGTGATTCACCCGCCTACATTGTTTTTAGGTTTCGCCAGTATGGTGGTTCCTTTTGCTTATGGAATTGCGGGCCTATGGCAAAAAAGATATAAAGAGTGGATTAAACCAGCTATGCCATGGACGCTTTTTGCGGTAATGGTTCTGGGAACTGGTATTATTATGGGTTCTTTCTGGGCTTACGAAGCATTAAACTTTGGTGGTTTCTGGGCATGGGACCCTGTAGAAAATGCGTCATTAATTCCGTGGTTAACCTTAATCGGGGCAGTACACGTAATGATTGCCTATAAAAATACCGGTCATGCCTATTTTACAGCAATTGCCCTCGTGTTTTTAAGCTTCTTGTTGGTGCTTTATGCATCGTTCTTAACCCGGAGTGGTATTTTGGGCGATACTTCGGTACACTCTTTTACCGATATGGGGATGTTTGGTCACCTGATTTTGTACAATGTAGTGTTTGCTGTTTTAGCTGTTGCTTTGATTATTAAGCGATGGAAAGAATTGCCAATCACCACAAAAGACGAAGAAACTTATTCACGCGAGTTCTGGATGTTTATTGGCGCTTTAGTGGTAACCGTTGCCTGTATTCAGGTAATCTTTTCTACCTCAGTTCCGGTATTTAACAAGGCATTCGGCACCAATTTTTCACCACCTGTTGATGCGATTAAATATTACAACCAGTGGCAGGCCCCTTTTGCGGTGCTAATTACCTTGATTTCAGGATTTTCACAATATTTAAAATACAAAAGAACCGATCCGCGTAAATTCTATAGCAGTTTAGTATCTGCTGTTATTTTCTCGGCTGTTTTAACTGCTGGCTTGGTGTATGTAACCGAAATTTACACCAATACCATGTATATCCTCATTACTTTTAGCTGTTTATTTGCAGTGCTATCTAATGCGGCTGTATTGTACCAGGCTTTCGGTGGTAAAGCTAAACTGGCGGGGTCGGCTATTGCGCACATCGGCTTTGCTATCCTGGTATTAGGTGCACTTATTTCTGCAGCTACCAATAAACCGATTTCTATAAACGCGAATAAGTTTATCCCGGTTAAAGATTTTGAGAAAACGGAGAAACCTGGCGAAAACATCATGTTGTACAAAAACGAGCCTAAGCAAATGGGCAAGTACACGGTAACTTATGTAAGCGATACTACTCAGGCTCCGAATACCTTTTATACCTTAAACTTCAAGGTTATAGATAAGGAGGGTAAGGTTAAAGAAGATTTCAATTTGCACCCTCACACTCAGGATAACGAGAAAATGGGTTTAATTGCTTCTCCTGATACGAAGCACTACCTTACTTACGATGTGTATACGCACATTACCAGTGCGGCAGTTAAGCAATCATCGCACGAGGATCATGAAGGCCATTCGGATGATGAAAATTACAAAGCACCGCGAATTGTTAAAGTTTCAGTAGGTGATACCATTCATACTTCGAGTGGGGTGGTTACGGTTAAAGATTTAAACAGAAAACCTACTGCCAAAGATTTAGCGTTGGCACAGGGCGATTATGCTGTTGGTTTACCATTAGAAATTAATGCTGCCGGAAAAGTTTACAACACAGAACCAATTTTCTTAATCAAAGGCAACAACACTTTCGATTTCGCACGTAAAGTAGATGAACTGGACCTGAAATTCCGTTTCTCGAGAGTTTTACCAGATGAGAAAAAAGTAGAATTGCAGATTTTCGAAAAGCCACAACAGGCTAAAGACTGGGTAGTTTTCAAAGCAATCGAATTTCCTTTCATCAATTTATATTGGGCAGGTACCATTGTAATGGTGGTTGGTTTCTTGCTGTCTATTTTTAGAAGAAGAAAAGAAGCCAGGATCGGATAAGCACATGAAAATCGTTTTATTAGGTTCGGGTAATGTTGCTACACATTTAGCAAAAGCTTTAAAAGCCAAAGGCGAAGATGTAGTGCAGGTGTACAGCCCAAACCTGGTTAATGCGAAGTTATTAGCTGATAACGTAGCTGCTGAGGCAGTAAGTGATTTAAGTGCGGTTAAAGTTGATGCTGATTTGTATATCATTTCCGTTAAAGATGATGCTATTGAAAGCATTGCCGAAGGGTTAAAGGCGGTAAGCGGTTTAGTGGTGCACACCTCGGGTACAACCGATATTAAAGTATTATCGAGCCAGGTAAAACATGCAGGTGTTTTTTATCCATTGCAAACTTTTTCTAAAAGGAAGGATGTATCTTTCGATCGCATTCCACTTTGTATTGAAGCTACAGGTGCGGTTGAACTAGATGTTTTAAAACAACTGGCATCGAAATTAAGTCAGCAGGTTTACGAATTGGATGGCGATAAAAGAAAAATTTTACACCTGGCCGCTGTTTTTGCCTGCAATTTCCCCAACCATTTATATGCGCTAGCCAACCGGGTATTGCAACAAAATGATCTGGATTTTGAAATCATCAGACCTTTAATAGCCGAGACTGCCGATAAGGTAATGACTAACCTACCCGAAAATGTGCAGACCGGACCAGCGGTTAGGGATGACGAAACCACTATAAATAAGCACCTAAGCATGTTGAACGATATGCCCGGGTTGCAGGAAATTTATCAAACATTAAGCGATAGCATAAAATTAATGCCGAAATAGCATTTTTACGGCTTTTGCTTATTACTTTTGCAAAATAATTATGAGCATTTTTAAACTAAAAATAAATTTTGAAGAAGCAGATCACGATCCAATAGAATTACCTATTGCTGCTGGTGAGTCTGTTTTAGATGTTTGTCTGGATAACGGAATTGAATTACAACACAATTGTGGTGGTGTTTGCGGTTGCAGTACCTGCCATGTGTACG is drawn from Pedobacter sp. HDW13 and contains these coding sequences:
- a CDS encoding cytochrome c maturation protein CcmE codes for the protein MKKSAIIGLITIAISVGILFSLNANTDTYSNFKEATSSNKEEHVMGYWEKSKGTYYDAVKDANHFSFYMKDEKGEIRQVIYNGTKPQDFEKSEKLVLIGKMDKDKFYASKILMKCPSKYNDNLVEVNKDGKVDTVGKYGEKKYN
- a CDS encoding heme lyase CcmF/NrfE family subunit, which translates into the protein MDIQFVGENLLPGKIGQFFIVLAFSASLLSTISYFYASREKNLEDKSWRNLGRIGFLVNWASIIGVGAVLFYLIFGHYFEYYYVQSHSSKQLPVYYIISAFWEGQEGSFWLWAFWQSFLGGLLIWKAKTWERPVMTTVAFSQVFLTSMMLGVEIFGERIGSSPFILLRDAMDLKAQAPVVFANPENYKNYLKFITDGKGLNPLLQNYWMVIHPPTLFLGFASMVVPFAYGIAGLWQKRYKEWIKPAMPWTLFAVMVLGTGIIMGSFWAYEALNFGGFWAWDPVENASLIPWLTLIGAVHVMIAYKNTGHAYFTAIALVFLSFLLVLYASFLTRSGILGDTSVHSFTDMGMFGHLILYNVVFAVLAVALIIKRWKELPITTKDEETYSREFWMFIGALVVTVACIQVIFSTSVPVFNKAFGTNFSPPVDAIKYYNQWQAPFAVLITLISGFSQYLKYKRTDPRKFYSSLVSAVIFSAVLTAGLVYVTEIYTNTMYILITFSCLFAVLSNAAVLYQAFGGKAKLAGSAIAHIGFAILVLGALISAATNKPISINANKFIPVKDFEKTEKPGENIMLYKNEPKQMGKYTVTYVSDTTQAPNTFYTLNFKVIDKEGKVKEDFNLHPHTQDNEKMGLIASPDTKHYLTYDVYTHITSAAVKQSSHEDHEGHSDDENYKAPRIVKVSVGDTIHTSSGVVTVKDLNRKPTAKDLALAQGDYAVGLPLEINAAGKVYNTEPIFLIKGNNTFDFARKVDELDLKFRFSRVLPDEKKVELQIFEKPQQAKDWVVFKAIEFPFINLYWAGTIVMVVGFLLSIFRRRKEARIG
- a CDS encoding Rossmann-like and DUF2520 domain-containing protein, which codes for MKIVLLGSGNVATHLAKALKAKGEDVVQVYSPNLVNAKLLADNVAAEAVSDLSAVKVDADLYIISVKDDAIESIAEGLKAVSGLVVHTSGTTDIKVLSSQVKHAGVFYPLQTFSKRKDVSFDRIPLCIEATGAVELDVLKQLASKLSQQVYELDGDKRKILHLAAVFACNFPNHLYALANRVLQQNDLDFEIIRPLIAETADKVMTNLPENVQTGPAVRDDETTINKHLSMLNDMPGLQEIYQTLSDSIKLMPK
- a CDS encoding 2Fe-2S iron-sulfur cluster-binding protein, coding for MSIFKLKINFEEADHDPIELPIAAGESVLDVCLDNGIELQHNCGGVCGCSTCHVYVTKGMDNIEEISDKEEDFIDRAVRPKITSRLGCQCIVIDGDIEVTIPDQSGFMGH